In Miniphocaeibacter halophilus, the following proteins share a genomic window:
- the hisF gene encoding imidazole glycerol phosphate synthase subunit HisF, which yields MKKIIACLDCKDGKLVKGVQFTDIKEIADPVERAAYYIEEGIDEIIYYDISASNEGRKNQIEIARKIAEICKSKNIPLTVGGGISSLEDIQEALDAGATKVSINTAAVKNPQFIKEASEKFGKDKIVVAIDGKKNEKGSWDVYIKGGSENTGIDVVEFAKKLEKLGAGELCMNSIDGDGAKKGYDLELTKQLRDNLTIPIIASGGAGKLEHFKEAFNAGANSALGASVFHFDEIDIHDLKRYLLFKNIEVDWSSYEL from the coding sequence GTGAAAAAAATAATAGCATGTTTAGATTGTAAAGACGGAAAATTAGTAAAGGGAGTACAATTTACAGATATAAAGGAAATCGCTGATCCGGTGGAAAGAGCAGCTTATTATATTGAAGAAGGCATTGATGAAATTATATATTACGATATTTCTGCATCAAATGAAGGTAGAAAAAATCAAATAGAAATTGCACGTAAAATTGCTGAAATTTGTAAAAGTAAAAACATTCCCCTTACTGTTGGTGGAGGAATCAGTAGCCTAGAAGATATACAGGAAGCCTTAGATGCAGGTGCAACAAAGGTTTCCATTAATACTGCAGCTGTTAAAAATCCACAATTTATTAAAGAAGCATCGGAGAAATTTGGCAAGGACAAAATAGTAGTTGCAATAGATGGTAAAAAAAATGAAAAAGGCTCTTGGGATGTATATATAAAAGGCGGCAGTGAAAATACAGGAATTGATGTAGTAGAATTTGCAAAAAAACTTGAAAAATTAGGCGCTGGCGAATTATGTATGAATTCCATAGATGGAGATGGTGCCAAAAAAGGCTATGACCTAGAGCTTACAAAACAGTTAAGAGATAATTTAACTATTCCGATTATTGCTTCAGGTGGTGCAGGTAAACTGGAGCATTTTAAAGAAGCCTTTAATGCAGGTGCTAATTCGGCTTTAGGAGCGTCGGTATTTCATTTTGATGAAATAGATATACATGATTTAAAAAGATATTTATTGTTTAAAAATATTGAAGTAGATTGGAGTAGTTATGAATTATGA
- the hisA gene encoding 1-(5-phosphoribosyl)-5-[(5-phosphoribosylamino)methylideneamino]imidazole-4-carboxamide isomerase: MLILPAIDLKNRQCVRLHQGKEEEVTYYFDNPVEVAKDLEKKGAKYLHIIDLDGAFSNENRNYDIIEKIVKEISIPIQVGGGIRSEEIVNNLINLGVSRVILGTVAVENPKLVKSLIEKHGDKIAVSVDCYGEQVAIKGWVEKTDINIFDFCKELKNIGLKTIIYTDIKRDGTLEGPNIEILDKLQKEFGDNIIAAGGLSNIEDFYKLKEINLYGGVTGKALYEGKITMDEISKFS, translated from the coding sequence ATGTTAATTTTACCAGCAATAGACTTAAAAAACAGACAATGTGTAAGACTTCATCAAGGAAAAGAAGAGGAAGTAACATATTATTTTGATAATCCTGTGGAAGTTGCCAAGGATTTAGAAAAAAAAGGTGCTAAATATTTACACATTATAGATTTAGATGGGGCCTTTAGTAATGAAAATAGAAATTATGATATTATTGAAAAAATAGTGAAGGAAATTTCAATTCCAATACAAGTTGGTGGGGGAATTAGATCTGAAGAAATTGTAAATAATTTAATTAATCTAGGTGTTAGTAGGGTTATACTTGGTACAGTAGCAGTTGAAAACCCAAAACTGGTTAAATCACTTATAGAAAAACATGGTGATAAAATTGCTGTTTCCGTTGATTGCTATGGGGAACAGGTAGCTATAAAAGGTTGGGTAGAAAAAACCGATATAAATATTTTTGATTTTTGTAAGGAATTGAAGAATATTGGTTTAAAGACAATAATCTATACAGATATAAAAAGAGATGGTACCTTAGAAGGACCAAATATTGAAATTCTAGATAAACTACAAAAAGAATTTGGCGATAATATTATAGCTGCCGGTGGTTTAAGTAATATTGAAGATTTTTATAAATTAAAAGAAATTAACTTGTATGGTGGTGTTACAGGTAAAGCCTTATATGAAGGAAAAATCACCATGGATGAAATATCGAAATTTTCTTAA
- the hisB gene encoding imidazoleglycerol-phosphate dehydratase HisB yields MNRIANVERNTLETNIKIELDIDGNGLLKGKTGIGFFDHMLNLLAKHGNFNLQIYTKGDTYVDNHHLIEDIGIVLGECLVKALGNKAGINRYGSFTCPMDETLTTVDLDLSGRGYLVYNVKLNRDMIGEFETEMLKEFLYALAINGRFNLHINNHYGENDHHKIESIFKAMGRALRIACKIEDGNMDIPSTKGVI; encoded by the coding sequence ATGAATAGAATTGCCAATGTAGAAAGAAATACTTTAGAAACTAATATAAAAATAGAACTGGATATAGATGGAAATGGTTTATTAAAAGGTAAAACAGGTATAGGCTTTTTTGACCATATGTTAAATTTATTGGCTAAACATGGAAACTTTAATTTGCAAATTTATACAAAGGGGGATACCTATGTAGACAATCATCATTTAATTGAAGACATAGGCATTGTTTTAGGTGAATGTTTAGTAAAAGCATTAGGCAATAAAGCAGGTATTAATCGTTATGGGTCCTTTACTTGTCCAATGGACGAAACTCTAACTACTGTAGATTTAGATTTAAGTGGAAGGGGATACTTGGTTTATAATGTTAAGTTAAATAGAGACATGATTGGAGAGTTTGAAACGGAGATGTTAAAGGAATTTCTTTATGCATTAGCTATTAATGGTAGGTTTAACTTACATATAAATAACCACTATGGAGAAAATGACCACCACAAAATAGAGTCAATATTTAAGGCAATGGGAAGGGCTTTAAGAATTGCTTGTAAAATAGAAGATGGCAATATGGATATACCTTCAACAAAAGGAGTAATATAA
- the hisC gene encoding histidinol-phosphate transaminase, which yields MSERYLKKCLRDFSNYETKAIKEKYVVNANESPFNIIEEENIKNTIVNIVKDYDFNRYPDPMTNELREELANFLNIKKANIICGNGGDEIINLIIMTFIEPDDYVVVHSPSFEMYNISTTINNGKIIKVRDKDNYIINTDKIIEKANKNKAKVIFLCVPNNPTGYLMPKEEIEKIINSTDSIIVLDQAYIEFSSLGQLNYLDNSRVIVIRTLSKLFGLAGLRIGYGVGNEEVINCLNKVKPPYNVNGLTQKIATEVLKNREFILERINFFKNERDRIIQELRKHEYLTVYDSNTNFVLVKVSPDKIDNILQNLENNSILAKVYKERPELDNCIRISISNTEVNNLIIKSFNCRSENE from the coding sequence ATGAGTGAGAGATATTTAAAAAAATGTTTAAGGGATTTTAGTAATTATGAAACTAAAGCAATTAAGGAAAAATATGTTGTAAATGCAAATGAAAGTCCCTTTAATATTATAGAAGAAGAAAATATTAAAAATACAATTGTAAATATAGTGAAAGACTACGATTTTAATCGTTATCCAGACCCAATGACAAATGAATTACGTGAAGAATTAGCAAATTTTTTAAATATTAAAAAAGCTAATATTATTTGTGGAAATGGTGGAGATGAAATTATTAATCTAATTATTATGACTTTCATCGAACCGGATGATTATGTAGTAGTTCACAGTCCCAGTTTTGAAATGTATAATATTAGTACAACTATTAATAATGGGAAAATAATTAAAGTAAGGGATAAAGATAATTATATTATTAATACAGACAAAATTATTGAAAAAGCAAATAAAAATAAGGCAAAAGTAATATTTTTATGTGTTCCTAATAATCCAACAGGCTATTTAATGCCAAAAGAGGAAATAGAAAAAATTATTAATAGTACAGATTCAATTATAGTTCTTGACCAAGCATATATTGAATTTTCATCCTTGGGACAGTTAAATTATCTAGACAATAGTAGGGTTATTGTAATTAGAACATTATCAAAATTATTCGGTTTAGCCGGACTAAGAATTGGCTACGGAGTTGGTAATGAGGAAGTAATAAATTGTTTAAATAAAGTTAAACCACCTTATAATGTAAATGGATTAACCCAAAAGATAGCTACAGAAGTATTAAAGAATAGAGAATTTATTTTAGAAAGAATTAATTTCTTTAAAAATGAAAGAGATAGAATAATTCAGGAATTAAGGAAACATGAATATCTAACAGTTTATGATAGTAATACAAACTTTGTATTAGTAAAAGTCAGTCCCGATAAAATCGATAATATTTTACAGAACTTGGAAAACAATAGTATTTTAGCTAAAGTTTATAAGGAAAGACCGGAGCTTGATAATTGTATTAGAATTTCAATTTCTAATACTGAAGTAAATAATTTAATTATAAAATCTTTTAATTGTAGGAGCGAAAATGAATAG
- the hisD gene encoding histidinol dehydrogenase, giving the protein MRIIEIKDGMNKRKTLNELLKREDEDNLEIENTVRDIINNIKRNGDVALKEYTYKFDRVELENIKVSKEEVEEAIDIVGEEFLNILKEASENIRIYHEEEVETTWFKDFGPGIKLGQKITPIKRVGLYVPGGTAGYPSTVLMTAIPAKVAGVKSLAMVTPPDSSGKVDPYILAAAYVANIDEIYKVGGAQAIAALAYGTETIEPVYKIVGPGNIFVATAKKQVFGKVDIDMIAGPSEIGILADEKSNPRIIAADLLSQAEHDEMAAPIFITTSKEQAEKVEEEVYKQIEKLPRKDINLKSIENYALGIIARNKDEAIEWMNEFAPEHLEILYDNPETYLDKITNAGAIFLGEYSPEPVGDYFAGPNHTLPTSGTAKFSSPLGVYDYFKRSSIIQYNKDALEKVGDKVQKFAKKEGLFAHANAIDIRFQED; this is encoded by the coding sequence ATGAGAATAATTGAAATTAAAGACGGTATGAATAAAAGAAAAACTTTAAATGAATTATTAAAACGGGAAGATGAAGACAATTTAGAAATAGAAAATACCGTTCGAGATATTATTAATAATATAAAAAGAAATGGAGACGTTGCCTTAAAGGAATATACCTATAAATTTGATAGGGTAGAATTGGAAAATATTAAAGTTTCTAAGGAAGAAGTAGAAGAAGCAATAGATATAGTAGGAGAAGAATTTTTAAATATTTTAAAAGAAGCATCTGAAAATATAAGAATATACCATGAAGAAGAAGTAGAAACTACATGGTTTAAAGATTTTGGACCAGGAATAAAATTAGGCCAAAAAATTACTCCTATTAAGCGTGTTGGTTTATACGTACCTGGAGGTACAGCTGGTTATCCTTCAACGGTTTTAATGACAGCAATACCGGCAAAAGTTGCCGGAGTAAAATCTTTAGCTATGGTTACACCACCGGATAGTAGTGGAAAAGTAGATCCATATATTTTAGCTGCAGCCTATGTTGCCAATATAGATGAAATTTATAAGGTAGGTGGAGCTCAAGCAATTGCTGCTTTAGCCTATGGTACTGAAACAATAGAACCTGTATATAAAATAGTAGGGCCTGGAAATATTTTTGTTGCTACTGCTAAAAAACAGGTTTTTGGGAAAGTGGATATTGATATGATTGCCGGACCAAGTGAAATTGGAATCTTAGCAGATGAAAAGTCCAATCCTAGAATAATTGCAGCTGATTTATTATCGCAAGCAGAGCATGATGAAATGGCAGCACCGATTTTTATTACTACATCTAAGGAACAGGCAGAAAAAGTTGAAGAAGAAGTCTATAAACAAATAGAAAAATTACCTAGAAAGGATATTAACTTAAAGTCTATTGAAAATTATGCCTTAGGTATAATAGCTAGAAATAAGGATGAAGCTATTGAGTGGATGAATGAATTTGCACCAGAGCACTTAGAAATCCTATATGATAACCCTGAAACTTATTTAGATAAAATAACTAATGCAGGAGCAATTTTCTTAGGAGAATATTCTCCGGAACCTGTAGGTGACTATTTTGCCGGACCAAACCATACTTTACCGACAAGTGGAACTGCTAAGTTTTCATCACCTTTAGGTGTATATGATTATTTTAAAAGAAGTAGTATTATACAATATAATAAAGATGCATTGGAAAAAGTAGGGGATAAGGTACAAAAATTCGCTAAAAAAGAAGGCTTATTTGCCCATGCCAATGCTATAGATATAAGATTTCAAGAGGACTAA
- the hisG gene encoding ATP phosphoribosyltransferase, translating into MDKYFIKGSEYIFGEKINEINNIGNIILDKAKDAGYKQVSTPYFEDYEVYKNYDKLDKLNMTKIIDKDGKILVLRPDATIPIAKIVSSKFEDEKEIVKLCYLTTIFREYKSPKSYGRDFLQGGVELFGKDSSEIDYEVINLAIDMLKEIGFNNIQLDIGNIAFQEGFFQSLNIESHIKENIKKLIETKNINDIREYVEPLSIKREDKDFIYALPKLFGEYDEIISKAKEYCKNSNMTRALERIENIYEIINNKKLDIKVKLDLSFTNNLNYYTDLIFKVYAGSLHVPVVSGGRCNNLAEDFGKYRPCCGFGINVNLVDEYLEDDKYDDVIHIALAKGRVHKQAMKRFEECGLIFPEYSEKSRKLLFLDKSKKIEVILVKSQDVPIYVENGAADIGIVGNDILLEEQYKVYELMNLNIGICRMATAKIRNTEIDYNKKVLVATKYPTITKNFFSKKGVPINLIKLNGSVELGPIVKLSDVIVDIVETGGTLKENNLVEDEKILDISSRLICNKVALKTKNKQVGNIMGILEELELKN; encoded by the coding sequence ATGGATAAATATTTTATTAAAGGCTCGGAATATATTTTCGGTGAAAAAATTAATGAAATAAATAATATTGGTAATATAATTTTAGATAAGGCAAAAGATGCAGGCTATAAACAAGTAAGTACACCTTACTTTGAGGACTATGAAGTATATAAAAATTATGACAAATTAGATAAATTAAATATGACAAAAATAATAGATAAAGATGGGAAAATTTTGGTTTTAAGGCCCGATGCAACTATACCTATTGCTAAAATAGTATCTTCTAAATTTGAAGATGAAAAGGAAATAGTAAAATTATGCTATTTAACAACAATTTTTAGGGAATATAAAAGCCCTAAAAGTTATGGAAGGGATTTTTTACAAGGAGGAGTTGAACTTTTTGGCAAAGACTCTTCTGAAATAGATTATGAAGTAATAAATTTAGCAATAGATATGTTAAAAGAAATTGGATTTAATAATATTCAATTAGACATTGGAAATATCGCTTTTCAAGAAGGCTTTTTTCAATCTTTAAATATAGAAAGTCATATTAAGGAAAATATAAAAAAACTAATTGAAACTAAAAACATTAACGATATTAGAGAATATGTTGAGCCTTTAAGCATAAAAAGAGAAGATAAGGATTTTATTTATGCCCTACCAAAATTATTTGGTGAATATGATGAGATTATTAGTAAGGCTAAAGAATACTGTAAAAATAGTAATATGACAAGGGCTTTAGAGAGAATAGAGAATATATATGAAATTATTAATAATAAAAAACTGGACATAAAAGTTAAGTTAGATTTATCTTTTACTAATAATTTAAATTATTATACTGATTTAATTTTTAAAGTCTATGCCGGTTCCCTTCATGTCCCTGTTGTAAGTGGAGGTAGATGTAATAATTTAGCTGAAGATTTTGGAAAATATAGGCCTTGTTGCGGTTTTGGTATTAATGTTAATTTAGTTGATGAGTATTTAGAGGACGATAAATACGATGACGTTATTCATATAGCTTTAGCAAAGGGAAGAGTCCATAAACAAGCTATGAAAAGGTTTGAAGAGTGTGGATTAATTTTTCCCGAATACAGTGAAAAAAGTAGAAAGTTGTTATTCTTAGATAAAAGTAAAAAAATTGAAGTTATACTTGTAAAATCTCAGGATGTACCAATTTATGTTGAAAATGGAGCAGCAGATATTGGAATTGTCGGAAATGATATTTTGTTAGAGGAACAGTATAAGGTATATGAGTTAATGAATTTAAATATTGGAATTTGTAGAATGGCAACTGCTAAAATAAGAAATACCGAAATTGATTATAATAAAAAGGTTTTAGTTGCTACTAAATATCCTACAATAACTAAAAACTTCTTCTCTAAAAAAGGTGTACCTATTAATTTAATAAAGTTAAACGGTTCTGTAGAATTAGGCCCTATTGTAAAATTATCTGATGTAATTGTAGATATAGTTGAAACAGGTGGAACTCTTAAAGAAAACAATTTAGTTGAAGATGAAAAAATTTTGGATATTTCCTCTAGGCTAATATGTAATAAAGTTGCTTTAAAAACGAAAAACAAACAAGTTGGCAATATAATGGGAATTTTAGAAGAATTAGAATTAAAAAATTAG
- the tkt gene encoding transketolase produces the protein MDIRNLAVNTIRVLSVEAVQKAKSGHPGMPMGAAPMAFTLWNDVMNHNPKNPNWFNRDRFILSAGHGSMLLYSLLHLFNYGLTIDDLKNFRQLDSKTPGHPEYGHTVGVEATTGPLGQGLAMGVGMALAESHLAAKYNKPGLNIVDHYTYVIAGDGCMMEGITNEASSFAAANKLSKLIVLYDSNNISIEGSTDISFTENVRARYEALGWDTFYVEDGKSLDDILAAINEAKKTDKPSLIEIKTKIGWDSAKEGSASAHGEPLGDDNIVDFKNKIGWEYEEEFYVPKEVREYISESSKKGELKEEEWNKLLEEYKNNYPEEAKEFLMSLKKDLSDDVFDEEFYKFDKDDASRGYSGTLINRLAEKIPYLIGGSADLSPSNKTEMKNTSYYSPTNREGKNIHFGVRELAMSAISNGISLHGGLLPYCATFLVFSDYVKPTIRLSALMNQQVLYVFTHDSIGVGEDGPTHQPIEQMVMLRSTPNISTFRPADGKETAAAYEYALKKKDGPTVFALTRQKLENLEETGKDALNGGYVLKDLGERIDIILMASGSEVKLICDAAERINKLGYGVRVVSMPSPDVFDKQSEGYKNSVLPKEVSKRVSVEALSTYGWDKYVGLDGIKIGMEGFGASAPANSLFDKFGFTVENIVEKALSILD, from the coding sequence ATGGATATTAGAAATTTAGCGGTAAACACAATTAGAGTATTGTCTGTAGAAGCTGTACAAAAGGCTAAGTCAGGTCATCCTGGAATGCCAATGGGAGCAGCTCCAATGGCCTTTACACTTTGGAATGACGTTATGAATCATAATCCTAAAAATCCTAATTGGTTTAATAGGGACAGATTTATTTTATCAGCAGGACATGGTTCTATGTTGCTTTATTCGCTATTACATTTATTTAACTATGGTTTAACGATAGATGATTTGAAAAACTTTAGACAATTAGATAGTAAGACTCCAGGACATCCGGAATATGGACATACAGTTGGAGTAGAGGCTACAACAGGACCTTTAGGCCAAGGATTAGCTATGGGAGTAGGTATGGCTTTAGCAGAATCCCATTTAGCAGCAAAGTATAATAAACCGGGTTTAAATATAGTTGACCATTACACATATGTTATTGCCGGTGATGGATGTATGATGGAAGGAATTACAAATGAAGCATCATCTTTTGCTGCAGCAAATAAACTATCTAAATTAATCGTACTTTATGATTCTAATAATATTTCTATTGAAGGTAGTACCGATATTTCCTTTACAGAAAATGTTAGAGCTAGGTATGAAGCTTTAGGTTGGGATACTTTTTATGTAGAAGATGGAAAATCCCTAGACGATATTTTAGCTGCTATAAATGAAGCTAAGAAAACAGATAAACCATCTTTAATAGAAATAAAAACCAAAATTGGTTGGGATAGTGCTAAGGAAGGATCTGCCTCAGCTCATGGTGAACCTTTAGGCGACGATAATATTGTTGATTTTAAAAATAAAATCGGCTGGGAATATGAAGAAGAATTTTATGTTCCAAAAGAAGTTAGAGAATATATTTCTGAAAGTAGTAAAAAAGGCGAGTTAAAAGAAGAAGAATGGAATAAATTGTTAGAGGAATATAAAAACAATTATCCGGAAGAAGCTAAAGAATTTTTAATGTCCCTAAAGAAGGATTTATCAGATGATGTTTTTGATGAAGAGTTTTATAAATTTGACAAGGACGATGCATCAAGGGGGTATTCAGGAACATTAATAAATAGACTAGCTGAAAAAATTCCTTATTTAATTGGTGGCTCAGCAGATTTATCTCCATCAAATAAGACTGAAATGAAAAATACTAGTTATTATAGTCCAACTAATAGAGAAGGAAAAAATATTCATTTTGGTGTTAGAGAATTAGCCATGAGTGCTATTTCAAACGGAATAAGCTTACATGGTGGATTATTGCCATATTGTGCTACCTTCTTGGTATTTAGTGATTATGTTAAACCTACAATAAGATTGTCAGCATTGATGAATCAACAGGTATTGTATGTATTTACCCATGATAGTATTGGTGTTGGGGAAGATGGACCAACACATCAACCAATTGAACAAATGGTTATGTTAAGATCAACACCGAATATTTCAACTTTCAGACCGGCTGATGGCAAAGAAACTGCTGCTGCCTATGAGTATGCTTTAAAGAAGAAGGATGGACCAACGGTTTTTGCCTTAACTAGACAAAAATTAGAAAATCTGGAAGAAACCGGAAAAGATGCACTTAATGGCGGTTATGTATTAAAGGATTTAGGAGAAAGAATAGACATTATTCTAATGGCTTCCGGTTCAGAAGTAAAACTTATTTGTGATGCTGCTGAAAGAATTAATAAATTAGGTTATGGAGTTAGGGTTGTTTCAATGCCTAGTCCAGATGTTTTTGATAAACAATCAGAAGGATATAAAAACTCTGTTTTACCTAAAGAAGTAAGTAAAAGAGTTTCTGTAGAAGCACTTTCTACTTATGGATGGGATAAGTATGTAGGACTAGACGGAATAAAAATAGGAATGGAAGGTTTTGGAGCTTCTGCACCTGCAAATTCATTATTTGATAAATTTGGTTTTACAGTAGAAAATATTGTAGAAAAAGCTTTAAGTATCTTAGATTAA
- a CDS encoding PH domain-containing protein encodes MIFFFIVIMILIIGGYIFAYRAYYKSTNYRDGRVMLVSIPYEHKDDEGIKLITEKSKKVIKIIGIFHNLLMLMYFYGLYFSDFNKYLFNEYFAFTLILILMLPLVVLQVYLNKNHKQIKKIKSDNNWALVTEYEIEVDTRILADNLKGKYNKLLHLSLILTIIIGILSFLLKSKVELFEILVLLLNVNSLNLVMILILKLDNYIKISDDYKENYKANKEKIEYNYNLIYKLILIDFILIFAYIILTYSLGYMNYVFIFLNIFLIILWILFIIVFYKVNKKYEISNNNISKAGDFYDYYGYNNPYDNRAMVNSLVSSAGTEVNRGNIKGKMINLLSSLFLIVILVGSVIFLHDTIYASIDYTIEDNKLEIEVSTFNSTINLKEIDSLEFKEEIDFENAYRIIGNAMENYSAGSYNLKNYGNVTLYSYNYVDSHIVIKAKGKTYIFNEDTNNKTEKLFNKITKYIDK; translated from the coding sequence GCCTATTACAAGAGTACAAATTACAGAGATGGGAGAGTTATGCTAGTAAGTATTCCCTATGAACACAAGGACGATGAAGGTATTAAGCTTATTACCGAAAAATCTAAGAAGGTAATAAAAATAATAGGAATTTTTCATAATTTGCTTATGCTCATGTACTTCTATGGTTTATATTTTTCGGATTTTAATAAATATCTATTTAATGAATACTTTGCCTTTACCTTAATTCTTATATTAATGTTGCCCTTAGTAGTTTTGCAGGTATACCTAAATAAAAATCATAAGCAGATTAAGAAAATTAAAAGTGATAATAATTGGGCCCTAGTAACTGAATATGAAATTGAAGTTGATACTAGAATACTTGCCGATAATTTAAAAGGTAAATATAATAAATTACTACATTTAAGCTTAATATTAACAATAATAATTGGAATTTTGTCTTTTTTATTAAAATCTAAAGTTGAATTATTTGAAATATTGGTTTTATTATTAAATGTTAATTCATTAAATCTTGTAATGATTTTAATTCTTAAATTGGATAATTACATAAAGATTTCTGACGATTATAAGGAAAATTATAAGGCTAATAAGGAAAAAATAGAATACAACTATAATTTAATCTATAAATTGATTTTAATTGATTTTATACTTATTTTTGCCTATATAATATTAACCTACTCATTGGGTTATATGAATTATGTATTTATTTTCCTAAATATATTTCTTATAATTTTATGGATTCTATTCATAATAGTCTTTTATAAAGTAAATAAGAAATATGAGATAAGCAATAATAATATTTCAAAAGCCGGAGATTTTTATGACTATTATGGTTATAACAATCCCTATGATAATAGAGCAATGGTTAATTCCCTTGTATCTAGTGCAGGTACGGAAGTTAATAGGGGAAATATTAAGGGAAAGATGATTAATTTGCTTTCTTCCTTATTTTTAATAGTCATTTTAGTAGGTTCCGTAATTTTTTTACATGATACAATATATGCAAGTATAGATTATACAATTGAGGATAATAAATTGGAAATAGAAGTTTCCACCTTTAACTCAACAATAAATCTTAAGGAAATAGATTCCCTTGAGTTTAAGGAAGAAATAGATTTTGAAAATGCCTATAGAATTATAGGAAATGCCATGGAAAATTATAGTGCTGGCTCATATAATTTAAAGAATTACGGAAATGTTACACTATATAGCTATAATTATGTAGACTCCCATATAGTTATTAAAGCAAAGGGAAAAACATATATTTTCAATGAAGATACAAATAATAAAACAGAAAAATTATTTAATAAAATTACAAAATATATAGATAAATAG